In Labilibaculum sp. DW002, one DNA window encodes the following:
- a CDS encoding AMP-dependent synthetase/ligase yields the protein MKTIIELFENSVDQFGKNPFLWEKTNSKYQSVSYEALYEDVQLFAAGLFSLGIKKTDRIGLLSEGRNAWVLSELGILFSGAVNVPLSVKLDAQNELKFRLNHSESRFVIVSKNHLEKIRSIKDQLETVEKIIVLDENIDLKDKEISLQQLLIAGKEISDADKANLKELQNKIEANDNANISYTSGTTADPKGIVLSHNNYTSNVIQASSLMEIPPSYKTLLILPWDHSFAHTAGIYSFMLKGASIAAVQQGKSPMEALKNIPNNIKEIQPDIILSVPALAKNFKKNIEKGIKAKGPKVERLFNKALNVAYRYNGIGIDKGKGSKKLLKPIYKFYDKIIFSKVRANFGGNLKFFVGGGALLDIELQRFFYAIGIPMYQGYGLSEASPIISSNAHHRHKLGSSGFLVKNMDFKICDDLGNPLPTGEKGEIVIKGGNVMKGYWKNDKASAETLKNDWLHTGDMGHIDEDGFLYVSGRFKSLLIANDGEKFSPEGIEEAFVDQSPYIDQCILYNNQDPYTIAMLVPNKGAILAQLKPHQLGLDSEEGQKMALEIIQNELNQYRPGGKYQDMFPQRWMPTAVGILPEAFTEENKLVNSTMKVVRDRVVSYFKEYVDFLYTPEGKNIQNNKNKDSLKSL from the coding sequence ATGAAAACAATTATAGAACTCTTTGAAAATAGCGTTGATCAGTTTGGTAAAAATCCATTTTTATGGGAAAAAACCAATTCTAAGTATCAATCTGTTAGTTACGAAGCTTTATACGAAGATGTACAATTATTTGCCGCTGGTCTTTTCTCTTTAGGGATAAAAAAAACAGATCGAATTGGATTACTTTCTGAAGGAAGAAATGCTTGGGTACTTTCAGAATTAGGTATTTTATTTTCGGGTGCAGTTAATGTACCCTTATCTGTAAAGCTTGATGCTCAAAATGAACTTAAGTTCCGTTTAAATCACTCTGAGTCACGCTTTGTTATTGTTTCAAAAAATCATCTTGAAAAAATCAGATCAATAAAAGATCAATTGGAAACCGTTGAAAAAATTATTGTTCTAGATGAAAACATAGACCTAAAGGATAAAGAAATATCTCTTCAACAGTTATTAATCGCTGGTAAAGAAATTTCGGATGCAGATAAGGCTAACCTAAAAGAGCTTCAAAATAAGATTGAGGCTAACGATAATGCCAATATATCCTACACTTCCGGAACAACAGCAGATCCCAAAGGAATTGTCCTGTCTCATAACAATTATACATCGAATGTTATACAGGCCTCAAGCTTAATGGAAATTCCTCCCAGCTATAAAACGCTACTTATTTTACCCTGGGATCATTCATTCGCTCACACAGCAGGGATTTACAGTTTCATGCTAAAAGGTGCTTCCATTGCGGCTGTTCAGCAAGGAAAGTCCCCTATGGAAGCTCTTAAAAATATTCCAAATAATATAAAGGAAATCCAGCCAGATATAATTTTAAGTGTACCTGCTTTAGCTAAAAACTTCAAAAAGAATATTGAAAAAGGAATTAAAGCTAAAGGACCTAAAGTTGAGCGCTTATTCAACAAAGCCCTTAATGTTGCCTATCGTTATAATGGAATTGGTATTGATAAGGGCAAAGGATCGAAAAAACTTCTGAAACCTATTTATAAGTTCTACGATAAAATCATATTTTCTAAGGTCAGAGCCAATTTTGGAGGTAATTTAAAGTTCTTTGTTGGCGGAGGTGCACTTCTTGATATTGAATTACAACGTTTCTTTTATGCTATTGGTATCCCAATGTACCAAGGTTATGGTTTGTCAGAAGCTTCACCAATTATCTCTTCAAACGCTCATCATCGTCACAAACTAGGGTCTTCAGGTTTCCTAGTAAAGAATATGGATTTCAAAATTTGTGATGATCTAGGTAATCCGCTACCTACTGGTGAAAAAGGTGAGATCGTGATTAAAGGTGGCAACGTGATGAAAGGCTACTGGAAAAACGATAAGGCTAGTGCCGAAACCCTAAAAAATGACTGGTTACATACCGGAGACATGGGACATATTGACGAAGATGGTTTTCTCTATGTTTCTGGCCGTTTCAAATCACTTCTAATTGCCAATGATGGTGAAAAATTCAGCCCTGAAGGTATTGAAGAAGCTTTCGTTGATCAATCTCCTTATATCGACCAATGTATCTTATACAACAATCAAGATCCGTATACAATTGCTATGTTAGTACCTAACAAAGGTGCTATTTTAGCACAGCTAAAACCGCACCAGCTTGGATTGGATTCTGAAGAAGGACAAAAAATGGCCTTAGAAATTATTCAAAATGAATTGAATCAATATCGCCCAGGTGGCAAATATCAGGACATGTTTCCTCAAAGATGGATGCCAACTGCGGTTGGAATTCTACCTGAAGCTTTCACTGAAGAAAATAAACTAGTGAACTCAACCATGAAAGTTGTACGTGACAGGGTTGTTAGCTATTTTAAAGAATATGTAGATTTCCTTTACACTCCTGAAGGGAAAAATATTCAAAACAATAAAAATAAAGACAGTCTTAAATCATTATAA
- a CDS encoding aminotransferase class V-fold PLP-dependent enzyme, protein MLKDFGPYVANTHTETNVTGTLMTRSYHRAQELIKKHVNAGPEDVIIHAGFGMTAVINKLQRILGLKGCGIIGRHACQKEREKPVVFITHMEHHSNQTSWYETNVDVVVVPPGEGLTIDLNELEKQLEKYADRKMKIGSFSACSNVTGIITPYHEMAKMMHKHGGICFVDFAASAPYVDIDMHPADPECRLDGIFFSPHKFLGGPGSSGVMIFDAALYDPKSAPDHPGGGTVDWTNPWGEYKFVNNIEAREDGGTPGFLQSIRTALAIDIKNQMGTDNIAKREEELLDLAFDKLKAVKDVHVLADTVKDRLGILSFYVEYIHYNLLVKLLNDHFGIQVRGGCACAGTYGHFMLDVTHEKSQSITDEINIGDLTHKPGWVRWSLHPTTTNKEVLFFIEALKSVVDNFEEWKKDYTYNRKTNEFYYSGIKKPKKEIVVNDLFNL, encoded by the coding sequence ATGTTAAAGGATTTTGGTCCTTATGTTGCAAATACGCATACTGAGACAAATGTGACTGGAACTTTAATGACTCGGTCTTATCATCGGGCACAAGAATTAATAAAGAAACATGTAAATGCAGGACCTGAGGATGTAATTATACATGCAGGATTTGGAATGACAGCTGTAATTAATAAGTTGCAACGTATTCTTGGATTAAAGGGGTGTGGTATCATTGGAAGACATGCTTGTCAAAAAGAAAGAGAAAAACCAGTTGTTTTTATCACCCATATGGAACATCACTCAAACCAAACATCTTGGTACGAAACCAATGTTGATGTTGTGGTTGTACCTCCTGGGGAAGGTTTAACAATTGATTTGAATGAATTGGAAAAACAGCTTGAAAAATATGCTGATCGTAAAATGAAGATTGGTTCTTTTAGTGCATGTTCAAACGTAACAGGTATTATTACCCCATATCACGAAATGGCTAAGATGATGCATAAACATGGCGGTATTTGTTTTGTCGATTTTGCCGCATCTGCTCCTTATGTTGATATTGATATGCATCCAGCCGATCCTGAATGTCGTTTAGATGGTATATTCTTTTCGCCACACAAATTCTTAGGAGGACCTGGTTCTTCTGGTGTTATGATTTTTGATGCGGCATTATACGATCCTAAATCTGCCCCTGATCATCCGGGTGGAGGAACAGTTGATTGGACAAATCCTTGGGGTGAGTACAAGTTTGTTAACAATATTGAAGCGCGTGAAGATGGTGGAACCCCGGGTTTCTTACAATCTATAAGAACAGCCTTGGCCATTGATATAAAAAATCAAATGGGTACCGATAATATTGCAAAACGAGAGGAAGAACTTTTGGATTTAGCCTTCGATAAATTGAAAGCTGTTAAAGATGTTCATGTACTAGCCGATACGGTTAAAGATCGTTTGGGAATTTTGTCTTTTTACGTTGAGTATATTCATTACAACCTATTGGTTAAATTATTGAATGATCATTTTGGTATTCAAGTTCGTGGAGGATGTGCATGTGCTGGTACTTATGGACACTTTATGCTTGATGTAACTCACGAGAAATCTCAATCGATTACTGATGAGATTAATATTGGCGATTTGACTCATAAGCCAGGTTGGGTACGTTGGTCATTACACCCGACAACGACAAATAAGGAAGTTTTGTTTTTTATTGAGGCTTTAAAGTCAGTTGTTGATAATTTTGAAGAATGGAAGAAGGATTATACCTACAACAGAAAAACAAATGAGTTTTATTACTCTGGCATAAAGAAGCCAAAAAAGGAAATTGTTGTGAATGATTTATTTAATCTTTAG